From Vitis vinifera cultivar Pinot Noir 40024 chromosome 14, ASM3070453v1, a single genomic window includes:
- the LOC100254472 gene encoding glutathione synthetase, chloroplastic isoform X1: MGVGSSQCLPNSTFPSALAATFFPHRSQPIFSFNPSTIIFQRPCKRAMTERSLLWSSSSSFVPLDSGKVDQVETQVGSAVRPLYDFHGIDEALLQRMVYDALVWSSLHGLVVGDRTVKRAGTVPGVGMVHAPFALLPMSFPESHWQQACELTPIFNELVDRVSLDWKFLQEALSRTKKVDSFTSRLLDIHSKMQEMNKKEEIRLGLHRSDYMLDEQTKLLLQIELNTISSSFPGLSCLVTELHRSLLNHYGKHLGLDSKRIPGNSAVTQFAEALAQAWKEYNNPRALVMFVVQTEERNMYDQHWLSTAMKERHDVTTIRKTLAEIDAEGKLLPDGTLTVGGQPVAVIYFRAGYAPTDYPSESEWRARLIMEQSSAVKCPSISYHLAGTKKIQQELAKPNVLERFLENKDDIAKLRKCFAGLWSLDDSNIIKEAIERPEVFVMKPQREGGGNNIYGDDVRETLLRLQKEGTEEDAAYILMQRIFPNVSPTFLMREGICYKDHAISELGIYGAYLRNKEKVIINDQCGHLMRTKVSSSNEGGVAAGFAVLDSIYLT; encoded by the exons ATGGGTGTTGGCTCTTCTCAATGTTTGCCCAATAGCACTTTCCCTTCTGCTCTCGCAGCCACTTTCTTCCCTCACCGATCTCAacccattttttctttcaatccaAGCACCATCATCTTTCAAAGACCCTGCAAGAGAGCCATGACAGAACGGTCACTTCTTTGGTCTTCATCTTCGTCATTTGTGCCTTTGGATTCTGGGAAAGTTGATCAGGTTGAGACCCAAGTGGGGAGTGCTGTCAGACCCCTGTATGATTTTCATGGTATTGACGAAGCATTGCTCCAGAGGATGGTGTATGACGCTCTTGTGTGGAGTTCTCTTCATGGGCTTGTTGTTGGCGATAGAACGGTTAAG AGAGCAGGGACAGTTCCTGGTGTGGGCATGGTTCATGCCCCATTTGCCTTATTGCCCATGTCATTTCCGGAAAGTCATTGGCAGCAAGCATGTGAACTAACCCCCATTTTCAATGAACTTGTAGATCGTGTGAGTTTGGATTGGAAATTTCTACAGGAGGCACTATCCag AACAAAGAAAGTGGATTCTTTCACCTCTAGACTCTTAGACATTCATTCCAAGATGCAAGAAATGAATAAGAAAGAG GAAATACGCTTGGGTTTACATCGATCAGATTATATGCTCGATGAACAAACAAAATTACTTCTCCAAATAGAGCTGAACACAATTTCATCTTCGTTTCCTGGCCTCAGTTGTCTTGTTACCGAGCTACACAG GAGCTTACTTAATCATTATGGGAAACACCTTGGATTAGATTCCAAAAGGATCCCTGGAAACAGTGCTGTGACTCAGTTTGCAGAAGCATTGGCTCAAGCTTGGAAAGAGTATAATAACCCCAG GGCTTTAGTTATGTTTGTGGTTCAAACTGAAGAACGAAACATGTATGACCAACATTGGCTCAGCAcagcaatgaaagaaag ACATGATGTTACAACTATTCGAAAAACATTGGCAGAAATTGATGCAGAAGGCAAGCTTCTACCAGATGGAACACTGACAGT AGGTGGCCAACCAGTTGCAGTCATTTATTTCCGAGCTGGGTATGCACCAACTGATTATCCTTCAGAATCA GAATGGAGAGCAAGGCTAATAATGGAGCAGTCATCTGCTGTCAAGTGTCCTTCAATTTCTTATCATTTGGCAGGTACCAAGAAAATTCAGCAAGAGCTTGCAAAACCCAATGTACTTGAGAG GTTTCTTGAGAACAAAGATGACATTGCCAAACTGCGGAAATGCTTTGCTGGGTTGTGGAGTTTAGATGACTCAAACATCATCAAGGAGGCGATTGAAAGACCTGAGGTCTTTGTTATGAAACCACAGAGAGAAGGCGGAG GGAACAATATCTATGGTGATGATGTGAGGGAGACCCTACTAAGATTGCAGAAGGAAGGAACTGAAGAAGATGCTGCTTACATCCTTATGCAAAGGATTTTCCCGAATGTATCTCCCACATTTCTGATGCGAGAAGGCATTTGTTACAAAGACCATGCCATATCAGAACTTGGGATATATGGGGCTTACTTAAG GAACAAGGAGAAGGTGATCATAAATGACCAATGCGGTCACTTGATGAGGACCAAAGTGTCTTCCTCAAATGAAGGTGGTGTTGCAGCTGGATTTGCAGTCTTGGATAGCATATATCTGACTTGA
- the LOC104881450 gene encoding uncharacterized protein LOC104881450 codes for MDQRHNHLESLGICYRLFNFISKTLESQALKLMILCQPLSHGLAICHRLFNFAMQTLAAQAVKPVILGQPGHQPLGQVPVSDASAPIATITSPRSVLNKGYKELPIGPGTAAQPQEKGLKKSVSINETVEEIPNTSKSRKKKMAPEKLVSLEREKGEEPKPLKSILKVGSNLTGKSVSFTIPPIDAKMDEAQR; via the exons ATGGATCAAAGACACAACCATCTTGAATCTCTTGGTATTTGCTATAGACTCTTCAACTTCATCTCCAAAACCCTAGAGTCCCAAGCCCTCAAACTCATGATATTATGCCAGCCGCTTAGCCATGGCCTAGCCATCTGCCACAGGCTCTTCAACTTCGCCATGCAAACCCTAGCAGCACAAGCTGTGAAGCCTGTGATTTTAGGCCAACCTGGGCACCAACCTCTTGGCCAAGTACCCGTTTCTGATGCTTCAGCCCCTATTGCCACCATTACCTCTCCCAGGAGTGTTCTTAACAAAGGCTACAAGGAGCTCCCCATAGGTCCAGGCACTG CTGCTCAACCTCAAGAAAAGGGCCTCAAGAAGAGTGTTAGCATAAATGAAACAGTAGAGGAGATACCTAACACAAGCAAGAGCAGGAAAAAGAAGATGGCACCGGAGAAGTTGGTGTCGCTGGAACGTGAGAAGGGCGAGGAACCAAAGCCATTGAAATCCATATTGAAGGTGGGTTCTAACTTGACTGGGAAATCAGTTTCTTTTACCATTCCTCCGATTGATGCCAAGATGGATGAAGCACAACGCTGA
- the LOC100254472 gene encoding glutathione synthetase, chloroplastic isoform X2 yields the protein MGVGSSQCLPNSTFPSALAATFFPHRSQPIFSFNPSTIIFQRPCKRAMTERSLLWSSSSSFVPLDSGKVDQVETQVGSAVRPLYDFHGIDEALLQRMVYDALVWSSLHGLVVGDRTVKRAGTVPGVGMVHAPFALLPMSFPESHWQQACELTPIFNELVDRVSLDWKFLQEALSRTKKVDSFTSRLLDIHSKMQEMNKKEEIRLGLHRSDYMLDEQTKLLLQIELNTISSSFPGLSCLVTELHRSLLNHYGKHLGLDSKRIPGNSAVTQFAEALAQAWKEYNNPRALVMFVVQTEERNMYDQHWLSTAMKERHDVTTIRKTLAEIDAEGKLLPDGTLTVGGQPVAVIYFRAGYAPTDYPSESEWRARLIMEQSSAVKCPSISYHLAGTKKIQQELAKPNVLERFLENKDDIAKLRKCFAGLWSLDDSNIIKEAIERPEVFVMKPQREGGGNNIYGDDVRETLLRLQKEGTEEDAAYILMQRIFPNVSPTFLMREGICYKDHAISELGIYGAYLRYLHSYNKINEA from the exons ATGGGTGTTGGCTCTTCTCAATGTTTGCCCAATAGCACTTTCCCTTCTGCTCTCGCAGCCACTTTCTTCCCTCACCGATCTCAacccattttttctttcaatccaAGCACCATCATCTTTCAAAGACCCTGCAAGAGAGCCATGACAGAACGGTCACTTCTTTGGTCTTCATCTTCGTCATTTGTGCCTTTGGATTCTGGGAAAGTTGATCAGGTTGAGACCCAAGTGGGGAGTGCTGTCAGACCCCTGTATGATTTTCATGGTATTGACGAAGCATTGCTCCAGAGGATGGTGTATGACGCTCTTGTGTGGAGTTCTCTTCATGGGCTTGTTGTTGGCGATAGAACGGTTAAG AGAGCAGGGACAGTTCCTGGTGTGGGCATGGTTCATGCCCCATTTGCCTTATTGCCCATGTCATTTCCGGAAAGTCATTGGCAGCAAGCATGTGAACTAACCCCCATTTTCAATGAACTTGTAGATCGTGTGAGTTTGGATTGGAAATTTCTACAGGAGGCACTATCCag AACAAAGAAAGTGGATTCTTTCACCTCTAGACTCTTAGACATTCATTCCAAGATGCAAGAAATGAATAAGAAAGAG GAAATACGCTTGGGTTTACATCGATCAGATTATATGCTCGATGAACAAACAAAATTACTTCTCCAAATAGAGCTGAACACAATTTCATCTTCGTTTCCTGGCCTCAGTTGTCTTGTTACCGAGCTACACAG GAGCTTACTTAATCATTATGGGAAACACCTTGGATTAGATTCCAAAAGGATCCCTGGAAACAGTGCTGTGACTCAGTTTGCAGAAGCATTGGCTCAAGCTTGGAAAGAGTATAATAACCCCAG GGCTTTAGTTATGTTTGTGGTTCAAACTGAAGAACGAAACATGTATGACCAACATTGGCTCAGCAcagcaatgaaagaaag ACATGATGTTACAACTATTCGAAAAACATTGGCAGAAATTGATGCAGAAGGCAAGCTTCTACCAGATGGAACACTGACAGT AGGTGGCCAACCAGTTGCAGTCATTTATTTCCGAGCTGGGTATGCACCAACTGATTATCCTTCAGAATCA GAATGGAGAGCAAGGCTAATAATGGAGCAGTCATCTGCTGTCAAGTGTCCTTCAATTTCTTATCATTTGGCAGGTACCAAGAAAATTCAGCAAGAGCTTGCAAAACCCAATGTACTTGAGAG GTTTCTTGAGAACAAAGATGACATTGCCAAACTGCGGAAATGCTTTGCTGGGTTGTGGAGTTTAGATGACTCAAACATCATCAAGGAGGCGATTGAAAGACCTGAGGTCTTTGTTATGAAACCACAGAGAGAAGGCGGAG GGAACAATATCTATGGTGATGATGTGAGGGAGACCCTACTAAGATTGCAGAAGGAAGGAACTGAAGAAGATGCTGCTTACATCCTTATGCAAAGGATTTTCCCGAATGTATCTCCCACATTTCTGATGCGAGAAGGCATTTGTTACAAAGACCATGCCATATCAGAACTTGGGATATATGGGGCTTACTTAAGGTACCTGCACAgctacaataaaattaatgagGCATAA